aatataatgcaaatttaatcaaatacataactcaaatattcaagtaaattcatattttcatctccaacaacatcaaataaataatgaaaatatgaatctatttaaagatttaagttatgtatttgatgaaatttgcattatattgaagatgataattagttttatgaattttgtttaaaaattttgatgaattttttgaaattttgtaagaaaaaatgataatattgttgacattttaaaacataaaagatcaaattgtcacttaaaatcaaaataaaagactaaatcgagaagaaaaaaaaaagataagtgactaaaacattaattgaaattaagttaagggacatAAGGTGCTATTtaacctttattttttataaaatattaaaatattatatttatgtcaaattttatattttaataacattaCTCTTATTTTAAGTGCATTAAGAGCACTACATTTCTCTCTTTATAAATTGCATACAtgtttttaaagataaaatgaaaattactcTGAAGTATAGCAAAAATGAATCAAACCATTTTTTTATTCACACTCCTTctatatgaaatataaaaaaaatatgtttaaaattttgatatatgtaatataaatttaagagaaatgTTAATAAGTATTCTAAGACCAGATActtgttaataaattaaaaaaatgaaataaaattttaatagttgTGTATTCAATATCTTAAAATCTTCAAAagtgactttttttttaattaaaaccttttttattcttatttcattttgagcatgagtttaattttgccaataaaaaaaaaacgtacTCATGCAGTGTTTTTTTGAGTAACAAATTATCTAAGAGCATTTGTTACTATGACCTATAATTTAattcttatatttcattataaaagaagtgtgaataaaaaaaatcattttattgatttttaaaataaccaaaatatatataagtaacAGAAGAAAATGGTTATTCAAACCACAAGAAATGCCAAGAATAGCGAAAAGCGCATAAAACCTCATAACCAATAGCATTATAAAGCTCATAGACACAGATCAAGAAGAGCCATGCAGAAAAGTTACAAAATGATACATTCCAGAAGGTATTACCACCGTtgattgaaatcataaaataagtttttaattgtAGCTTTGAACCACCATTAAGATGTGATGCAaactaaataatttaatgtattttatgcAATATCttattatcaaaaattaaatatttgaactGTCTAATATAAAAAGAGACTtccttttaaaaacacttttaatCCTGAATTTTGCCAAAATATATGTGCTTACCTTACCAAAACTAAgacactaaaaaaataatataattggaGGGCGCCTTGACATCCATTAAGTTTTGAAAGCATTTAATTGTTGGAAGTAAAAATATTGCTCCCGTTAAGGTCCATTATCCattttcaaaactattttttttctttgtattgtttattttttttaccggTGTTTTTCCTCttaagatatatttaatatatttttttgttcaaaaacaaatatttaatatattttggattcttatttattttcgcTTTCTTTCGTGTTTTCACTTTCTTTCTTGTTTattcattaatattattttttcatggttttttaattaattgattgtgAATTTTATCAATACAAGATGTTTTGCATCAATTATTATGaagtttggtattttatttatttatctattaatgaatttaatcaattaaactAATGAAACCATGATCCGAAGGAACTACCGGTTTGATCTATggtctaatttttaaaacataattattaacTATATACTATCAAAATTTAGCACAAATGATCATTAGTAAgtgttgtaaattttaatttttctgaaaagattgttataaattttaagatagAATTCAATGTCTATTGAAAAGAAGTACAAgatataataacaatataatacTACTTTTAGTTTAACTTTAAGTAAATGTTAAAACGTCCCCATTTTcctgatattttatttaaagttggCTTTCAATAATGTTATTTTGTCCGAAGTCAAATTTCAGTAGTGTAAATTAACTAAAATACATTATAAAAAACTTTCGGTAATATAATTAACACTGTAATAAAAAAACGAGGGCGAATAAGCAATCAATTTAACTTTATTGTTTAATGTTCAAAGTTAGTCAAAACAACATGTTACATGTCTCGGTAAAATACTGTCTGGCCGAAAGAGGAAATATTGAAAATAGGCCCAAATATTTTATGTGGCCTGCTTGGATGTATGGCCTTGGAGTTTATCCCAAAAGATATACCCTAGTGGGCCTGGGATCAATTCTAGATTAAATAATATCAACCACAAATCTTAaccaatacaataaataagtcatgttcttttaattaaaaaattagatatgtaagaaaaataatttaattggaaGACACTAGAGTACAAAATGTTCTATACATACTTCTAATCACGTCTTATTTTGTAGATAGTCatagaaatattttagaaattagtAAAACGAAGTAAGATAGtaatgtatataattttttttataatgaataGTGCGACATGATTAGAaagtgacaaaaaaaaatgttaatatttttttttgaaggtGAATAATATTTACTGATTGACAGTACATACTAATTAATCTTTGATAGATGTtactattttatcttaaaataaaaggaaaaataagtttaaaaaagttgataaatttagtctaaattttaaaccaaattCATCAAAGTAATAGTAATTAACGTGTGAGTATGCACAAATATAttgtatttgtaaaataaaagaatgttCTATCAATTCCTTTAGTCCACCTTTGCAAATGAAAACTCCACTTATCAAACAAGAAACAACattgttaaattttaatatctaatttcACAATAGGATCTGTTCATAGATTTCATTCTTTCACAATCAACTTTGTTTTCATTCTTTCTGATGAGAGACTGCACACATGATAAATTTCTGTTCCTAAATGTACAAATGTTATACAAGAATGTAAAGTGCTCAAAGTTGTCTATACAATATGAACATTTTGTTAGTCACACACCTTAATGATGCCagcattcaaaaagaaaaatataaaaatatattttgtcagCTCATTTGTCTAGGAGATTCCTACATTACTCTCAGTATGTTGAGAAtcaatttgagtttgatgaGTGGCTGCAGATGATTGATCAGACACAACCGCGTCCTGATAACCGCCGTTCTGTTGATTCGAGTTCGACTGAGCGAGCCGTCGTCTCCTCCACTTCAAAATCTCCATAAGAATAGATGTTCCACACATTACAGTTCCAAATCCAGCAAATGTAGCTAGTAGTATAGCCAAAACAGCTTCCATATGAGCCTGTCATAGTGCCATTTCAAATTAATGCATTAAAAAAGTACTTCATATTAGCACGTTTGTTTTATTAACCCTCTggttatatgaaaaaaaaagacCCTAATAATCTGAAGTTCAACTGCGAGATAAGTAAATTTTAACCAATAATTGTTTTAGTTAGAGTTCGAATTCAGATACTTCAGACCAATTTCACCTTAACCACTtggttaaattattaaaaagatttTGATAATGCAAATTCTTTATCATCAATACAATTGAAAACCAACATAATGAAATCAACAATAATACTTCTTTGAATCCATATTACTAATATGCTTTCAGCTCATGGACCATAGATCTATTCCTTTAATAAAACTTAGTCTCTAAAATCTAAATATATGGTTGCATGAAAGAAATTCTTACAACTGAGTAGAGAAGATGTCCATCAACAACCACAAGACCAAGCTGCACGGTTCCATAAATCCAAACATGATTTCTCCTCACTAAGAAAAATTTGTAGGAACTaatgtgaattgtataatcacTTAATAGGAATTCAAATTTAAGTATACTGAGTGTATGTTTGGGTTGACGGTGAATTTGAAGAAACTATGGTGGTATCGTGATTTTattaaaactctaaatgtaatttttgtcaaaatagaaATAGCACGCTGTGATTTCACCAAACTCACCGCTAATCCAAACATGCAGCGAGATGATGGAAAGTAAGTAGAAGAAGGCTTACCCATGGTTGTAGCTGTCATGCTTGCAAGAAGGCCAAGTATACAAGAAAATGGGAGGGACATGGCAATAGCACTTGATCCCATACTTGAAATCTATCCATCAATAACATGAAAAAATCATATTGGCTAAGAGGTATATTGGTTCTATTTGATTTACAAAATAACAGTACAAGACAAAATTTAAAGATACTGgacaactttttattttgtacAGTGTCTGATATGCAACGGAcaacacaaaaaatataaaatttactatTATACCatttgtgatatatatatatcatgtacaatattttttacaaatcaaacacaaCCATTGTGTTAGAGTAGTTAAACTTACAAGAAGCTGCTCAAGAAAACAAAAGTAAGCCAACATGTTAACAATGACAAGAATAGGAGCATCCTGCCAAACCCTGTAAAAATTTTGCATTAGTTTTGTTGTAACATGTTGGTCAAAAATGATGAAATTTCAAGCACATCAATGATTCTCCCTTGCCTGTATTGAGAAATTTCATCAGCTTGCTGACCTCTGCTGAGTTGCAAGTTAGGTTGGTAAAGTCTTAAAAGAGTGACAGGTAAGTTTTGAACTTCTTGTTTGCAAACATCACATGTCCTATTACCTTTAATTCCAAACCATTTAACTGCACATTCTCTATGTGCTAATGAAAGCTCACCTTTGCAGCTACACTCCAATTTAAAAGTATCACCACCTTCTCCCAATTCAACCATACAAATTCTACATACAGCTTCTTCTTCAGGAATATCTTCACCTCCATTCTCAGTTTCAACTGAATCAAAGTACTCAAATGCGTAAGTTGGATATTATAACAACTTAATCAAGAGTTCTAAACCAATAACTTATAAGTCTACATTGTAAGTCATTATGATTTAagactatagtttataatatgtaccaaaaataaaaagccTATATAGTCTATAATCAATGAAATTCACCTCATATCCATGTAGCTGATTATTTTAGTCAAGTAAGACATTATTAAAAGGTTAATGGTTAACTGGTTTTTTAAGAAACAAACATGTAAAAATATGCATTACCTGTTTCACCAGGTGGAGATGCTGCAGATATTGCTGCGGTGGTGATTTTCTCATTCAATTGGGGTATGGTTCGAAATATACGAAACATGCCGCCTACAGGAGTATCTTCCTCGGTAAATGCAGGAACAGATCGCGAACGATGAATAGGTAATTGCAGTTCTTTCTCCTATATGAAAAGTTTTACACAGACATCCAATCATATATTATCACAAATATATTACAGTGCATAGTTATTAAActgataattttaaatttttaaccatTTATGATGACTACAATGTAATATATTGCAAAAGTTGCCAAGCTACTTACATTAGCCATTGCTGGATAAGCTTTTTCTCCATGTACAGACACTGGATTTGAATGGGGAACCGGTGATACAGGTAAAGAAGATGTTTTCCTCCCTCGAGGTTTGATTCGAGACAGTGTCCTCGAAAGAAAAGGCTTTTTCTGTGGCACATTGGACGAACCTTCAAGTGCAAGGAAAGCAGCTTTTTCAATCTCAGAAGTTGTGTTCTTAAATTTGAAACTTAGTTTAGGAATAAGAGCTTTAAGAGTTGATCTATTTTTAGAACTAGAAGGACCAGGGGATTCATTGGTTTCAATGAAAACAGGACTTGTACAAGGTGAAAATATTACTCTTCTTGGCGATGGAGTTAGAGTTAGAGGTATGTTTATTCTCAAAAAATCTTCTTTTGCTtcttcttgaattttttttggtgTCTCTATGCTAAGGTTTTGCTTTGTTCTTTGTTGTCCACTTGGTAGTTCCTCAGTTATTTCAGATGATGCCGCACCCTATATACAACAAACTttcttaaaattagagaaggaACAAATTTACATTAAGAACTGAAAAGTAATTGAACTTTATGTTAGTACACACATAGTTCAGGAACATGTATTGATCACCCAACTAATCCTTGGGCCGTAATCAAGAGACTAATCATTCGAGGTATGATGATTCATTTATGGAATTGACATCTCCCAATAACTGTTCTCTTATATGCATTAGTCAGAGATCAAACTCATAACTATATACTTAAGAGACCTAATTATCTGTCAACTGTGTCacactatatatattttgttggatGACGattaaaacttttataatttaatccATTGAACTTATATTGAATGAAATTCTATATTGTTAGTTTTGATGCAGTTGAGTATAAAGGTGATGTTAGTTTTGAATGATATTAATGTTTGTATAACTTCACATAAGGTTGTGTGTGGCAGAATAAGACAAGTCACCAATTATTTGGCATTCACTAAAACTTGATAGGCTTTCACAATCACAAATGGAGCCCAATCATCTATAGTTACAAGCACTATATCACTAACAATCTTTAGAagatattattatgatttgttggTGAGTAGTTGAAGCATTATTATTGTCATGAAGAAGCTTAATATGGTGAGAAATGAGAATCACCACCAAATTTTCTAAACAGTATATAAATTTGAAGAGAAATTAttcttgaaaaaatatattttagacttaaaaaaatttgtgaaaaataaattcCCTCAATTGCTTATAAACTTCTAAAATCTTCTAGAACACGAATTCGTATTCATATCTATTCCATAAATTCAAGTTTATGTATGtaaaaaaagatgaagaaaattGCAAAAGGATGATATGATCAATGATATGCAAACAAAAGACAAGAAGTGCATACAAAAAACACCAACATTCTTCAAGTAAAAAAATACAAGTGGTAGCAGAAAGTAAGAAAAAGAATAGAAGAATCAAAAGTACCTTATGAATTGAGATATCATCTttattttgaatggtggaaacACCTTGGTTATTATCCTTGGAAGCTTCAGCTGGCATCATGGTCAATGAGGAACCCACCAAACCAAAGATAAAAGGCAAGACAAGTTTGAGATGAATTTAGAGAAATGATTATTTTGCCAAAAAGGAAGATTAAATGTTTCTTTGATCATGGAAGCTGGAAATTCGCTGGAAAGAATCACAAAAGGTATATAGTAAGGTGTGGAGAAGAGAGACACCATGGAAATTACAAGTTGTGTTGTGGTATAAGCATGAAGCAGACATGtttcatattttcttaaataaataaattattcaagtcacgcttaaaatataatatatgctTGGCCAATTGGGTGgctataaacatttttttattttattttaatatattttttttattaaaaataattagagtttataaagatatttttatttgtttcctCCAATAACATTAAGGGAGATTAATTATCAGATCTAATAATATCAATCTTTTTATCAGACTAAACCTTCTTATAGGAATTTCTATGTTTGTATTTGTGAAAGTgaaattatattgatatattttatacgaagaaaataagagatatattgtatgataaaaaaaaaatctttaactctaaattttattatttgctttatatatattaaattacaatataaaaatatatctattcttaaatttagaaataaattttaaatatattataaatttacatcttaaatatatttaaatctacatataaatataaataaaactttataaaaatattcaaatatattattctcaatACTGTggactaaatattattttattatttcgaCGATAAAGTCAAAGTAGAAAATAGactagattttattttattattttgacacaaagtcaaagtagaaaataaataaagaatatatactGTTCTTA
The genomic region above belongs to Cicer arietinum cultivar CDC Frontier isolate Library 1 chromosome 4, Cicar.CDCFrontier_v2.0, whole genome shotgun sequence and contains:
- the LOC101500530 gene encoding uncharacterized protein codes for the protein MMPAEASKDNNQGVSTIQNKDDISIHKGAASSEITEELPSGQQRTKQNLSIETPKKIQEEAKEDFLRINIPLTLTPSPRRVIFSPCTSPVFIETNESPGPSSSKNRSTLKALIPKLSFKFKNTTSEIEKAAFLALEGSSNVPQKKPFLSRTLSRIKPRGRKTSSLPVSPVPHSNPVSVHGEKAYPAMANEKELQLPIHRSRSVPAFTEEDTPVGGMFRIFRTIPQLNEKITTAAISAASPPGETVETENGGEDIPEEEAVCRICMVELGEGGDTFKLECSCKGELSLAHRECAVKWFGIKGNRTCDVCKQEVQNLPVTLLRLYQPNLQLSRGQQADEISQYRVWQDAPILVIVNMLAYFCFLEQLLISSMGSSAIAMSLPFSCILGLLASMTATTMVRRNHVWIYGTVQLGLVVVDGHLLYSVAHMEAVLAILLATFAGFGTVMCGTSILMEILKWRRRRLAQSNSNQQNGGYQDAVVSDQSSAATHQTQIDSQHTESNVGIS